The Bacteroidota bacterium sequence TCAAGGCCGAAACCGAAAACACTTCGCCGAGGGCCAATTCGTAGAATTCATAGACCAAATCGGAACGTTCGAAGTTGTCGGCTTTGTTGGCTACAAGGAAAACGGGCTTTTTACTGCGGCGTACGATATTGCCAAATTCCATGTCGAGGGTAACGACGCCGACCAAGGCATCGACGACAAACAGGAGGATGTCTGCCTCTTCCATGGCGATGTGTACCTGCTCGCGGATGGCCTTTTCAAACAAATCATCGCTCAAGGGGACATAGCCGCCGGTATCAATGACGGTGAATTTGACGCCGTTCCATTCGGAGATGCCGTAATGGCGGTCGCGGGTAACGCCACTCTGATCGTCCACAATGGCTTCACGGGCGGCGATCATACGATTGAAAAGGGTTGATTTGCCGACGTTGGGCCTACCGATAATTGCGACTATACCACTCATGCTTACTCAATTCTTGCGGGATTATTCCCGATATCCAAAATCCCGGAGCCTGTAATTGCTGTCTTTCCAGCCTTCTGCCACGCGTGCGTGCAGCTCCAAATAAACTTTTTTCTCCAAAAATGCCTCGATCGAATGCCGTGCATCCGTTCCGATGTCCTTGATCATTTTCCCGCCTTTGCCGACGATGATGCCTTTTTGTGACTTGCGCTCCACATGTATTTCCGCATGGATCACACTGACGTTGTCTTTTTCTTCGAATTGCAGGATGGAAACCTCACAACTGTAGGGAATTTCATCCTTCAAACGCAAAAAGATGGCTTCGCGAATCAATTCGGAGACAAAAAACCGCTCGGGACGGTCGCTGATCTCGTCTGGATCGAAGTAAGGCGGACCTTCATGCAACAATTCGAGGATCATTTGCTTCAAAGGATACAAATTGATGTCCTTTGTCGCGCTGATGCCGATGGCACCTGCCACTTTGACCTTCGAAGTGATCTCCTCATGCCGCTGACGCACCTTTTCTTCGGTACTTTTGTCCACTTTATTGAGGACAAGCAACACAGGAACCTGGCTTTTTTGGGCCATTTTGATGACCAACTCCTCGGGAAACCGTTCGTTGACATCCACGAGCAGCAAAAACAAGTCTGCATCTTCGAGGGAGGCATGCACAGCGCCCATCATCATGCGGTGAAGCTTGTACTGCGGCAAAATCACGCCGGGCGTATCAGAAAAGACGATTTGATAATTGTCTCCGGATGCAATACCCAGGATCCGGTGCCGGGTCGTTTGCGCCTTGGGCGTCGTGATCGCGAGTTTGCGACCCACCAAGGCATTCATCAACGTGCTTTTGCCCGCATTGGGTTTGCCGATGATGCTTACGAAACCAGACTTGAACACTTTTTCACTCACAGTCGGCAAAGGTACGGCGGAATTGGCAAATCCGAAGCATTCGAGGTGCATTTGAGCAGCATTCGGGTGAGCAAGTGTCGAATGGTCACTGATTTGTGCACTTGGGCAACGCCCAATGGCCACAACTTCTCAATCTTCCAGCATCAATTTCACCAGGATTTCCAGGTTCATGTAGTGGGCCTTGACTTCACCGCCTTGGCGGATCGTCAATGAATCGGCACGGCCCTCGCGGCCGCTGAAGAGGGAGATAAACGGCATGGTCATCACCCGCAAAATGCTCGGTTCTGACGGGCCATATAAAATCGTTGGAATGCGGCAGATGTAGTCGCGGATTTCAGGTGCTTGCACATGGTCCTTCACGTATTGCTTAAAATCCTGATTGGCCCGCTCCAGGATTTCAAAATCCGCATTCATACTGCTGTTCAAGGCTTTGTAGCCCATTTTCTGAATGTCCCCGATGGTACGGAGCATCATCCGTTGCTGCTTTTCGAGTTCGGTGCGGTCTTGTTCCATGAACGGAAATTACAGAAAATTTCGATTCACTGCTCATCCCAGCGAGCACGGAAGCCCCTGACGTCCATGTGGATCACATGCGAACCCGGGTACTTGCCGACGCCACCGGCATTGCCGATGATTTTTTCGTCGAGCATTTTCAGGAGCGGTGCCTTGTCGTCTTCGTCGGCGCGACCATCACGGTTTACATCACCGACCAAAAGGTCGATCGCCTCCCCGAATTGATGCCTGCTCTTCGTAGCGCCGCTGATTTGGTGGTTGTAGGCAGGATGCCGGAATCCATGTTTGATAGCGATTTGGCTCACATCCAAGCCTTTTGCTTGCATGGCATCAAGCAGGTCGAGTAGTTTGTGCAAAATCCGGCGATCCAAGCAGAGGTACTGAAATTGACCGGGTTGCGGATCCTCCTTTTGCGCAAAGTAGGTGGAATCCGGCGTGAGAAAATCCCGAATACGGAACGATCCGACCACGAACTGCAAGGATTCTTCGGTGCCGACTTTGTACCAGGTCTTTTTGGAAAGCTTCTGTTTCCATTCACCCTCGATGCCGGCAGATTTTAAGTAGGCGGGTGCGAGCTTGGAAAATGGCACAATCGTAAGTTCACCCATCACGGAATCAATCTGCGCATGGCGTAGCACGGGCGATTGCCGGGTGGATTGATCGAATGCTTGTTCAGGTGTAATTGGGGATTCGCAGCCAAAAATCAGAAAAAGCAAGCAGAAAGGTATCCAAATGTATCCTGCTTTCATTGTCGGCTATTACAACCTCCGGCGTTGCAACATGATTCCGACGAAAAGTCCGCCGACTGCGAGAATTGCATACCAAGTGAATGCGGATTCTGCCCACCAGGAAAATGGAACTTGGCTTGTGAGGAGTTTGCGCGTGGTGTAGCCCCAAGCGAGCGAACCGCCGATAAACGGGGACCAGAACAAGTAGCGGATATCAGGTTGCAGTCGAATCACATTCATTGTTGCGTAGGCCACCAATGCCAAGGCGGCAACGGCGATGATATGACCAAACAAAAGCACTGCAGCAAGCAGGGTACCTGATAAAATTACATCCATGCTATCCAAAAATTGTCCGGACGTGTATTTACGGCCTCATGAGAGGAAGGTTGCAGGTTGTGCAGAAAAAAATTTCCAACACCTTGATTCAAAGACTCAACCGATACAACCGCTTTGTATCGTCGTAGCTACCTTGCTTGTACAGAAAATACGCGATGCCGTTCCGGATCTGGATCTTGTGCGGGAATTGACGGGGAATGTCGATTGCCGGACCGAGACTGCCGGTCTTCAGGTCGATTTTCCGGAGGTTTTGGTAGCCGTGCTTTTCAAAGACGGTGTAGGCATCCCCGCGAATTTCGTCCACAACGATCAAGCGCTCACGACCCGGCAATTTTTGGTAGTCCATCGCCACTTCTTCGATCTTTTTCCCATCCTTTTCAAAGGAGAGTATCTGCCCATTGAGGTGGTCAAAGACAAAAACCTTGCCGTCAATCACATGCAGCGGCGCGTCGATGGGCCTGAAAAAAGCCAATTGATCAAACTGAAAGGCATGGTCGATTTTCCCGATCGTTTCCCAATCGCCGGGCGAAAGCGCGTACATCGCGGCTTCGCTTGGCGCGATCGAGACGTAAGGCCCCAAGGGGTCCATCAGTTGGTGCATGCGCACTTTGTCGGCTACGTGAAGGACGTTTTTCCATTCCTTTTGCGCCATGTCATAGGCGTAATAGTCCAGAATCTGACTGTTGAAGGTCCAATTCGCGAAGTAATAATGCCCCTCGATATTGCCGAGACAGGGCTCGACTGCCTCCTGAAACAATCTCAAGGAATCTTGGTAAAATCCGATTTCCTCCCCATCCCAAAACACCTGACAGGCAAAGTTTTGGGTGATTGCATGGATGTTGCCCAAACAATCCTTGACCAATTTCCCGGGCTCCTCGGGGAGCAATTCGGTGTCGACGATGCTGTCGTTGGCATCCACGAAGGCGAGTTTGCTCCGTTTGAGTTTGCGGTCGTAGACGATCATCATGATGTGGTCATCGAGCAATTCATAGTCATAAAGGTGAATGGTGCGGTCTTCGAGGACTTCTTGCGGGCCGGCAGCGATGATGACGGGCGCAAGAGAAGATGCCGCCTCCATGGTGATTTCGAGCGTACGCCCAGATTTTCCCGCCGTGGGAACAAAAACCTTCCTGTATCCGATGTGGCTGATTTCCAGCACTTGGGCAGGAGTTTCGAGTTCCAGGGTGAATTTGCCCTGGGCATCCGTGAGGGCGCCTTGAAGCCGACCCTGGGCGCGCACTTGGGCAGAGACAATGGGTTCGCCGGTAGCACCTTCACGCACTGTCCCTTGCACGCGCATGGACTGTGCATACATGGCCGCGCAAGAGAGCAAGAAGATTGCAAGCGCGAGGCCGAATCGGTGACGGTGGAGATGTACTGGACGAATCATAAGCAAAAGCTCGGCAATCTATTTCAGATTCACACGACGAAAATCGGGTTTGGGTTACACAGTTTGAGAATGAAATGGAGGGTAGAAAACAAAAAAGCCGACCGAAGCCGACTTTTTAATTTCTTTCCGAGCAAGGTCTCAGAATGCGTTTTGCAGGTCGGCGCACTCAGTTTTGAGGGCTTCTTCGACTTTGCCTTGCATTTCTTCAGACTTGGCACCGTGATGCTCTTCGAATTTCTTCTCAAATTCTTCCATTTCTTTGCCGATGGCTTCGATTTTGCCAGCGTTTGCAACTGGGTCATTGATGAGGGACATCATTTCCTTCATCTTGTCACAGTTGAATTTTGCGATGGCC is a genomic window containing:
- the era gene encoding GTPase Era, giving the protein MSEKVFKSGFVSIIGKPNAGKSTLMNALVGRKLAITTPKAQTTRHRILGIASGDNYQIVFSDTPGVILPQYKLHRMMMGAVHASLEDADLFLLLVDVNERFPEELVIKMAQKSQVPVLLVLNKVDKSTEEKVRQRHEEITSKVKVAGAIGISATKDINLYPLKQMILELLHEGPPYFDPDEISDRPERFFVSELIREAIFLRLKDEIPYSCEVSILQFEEKDNVSVIHAEIHVERKSQKGIIVGKGGKMIKDIGTDARHSIEAFLEKKVYLELHARVAEGWKDSNYRLRDFGYRE
- a CDS encoding DUF882 domain-containing protein; amino-acid sequence: MKAGYIWIPFCLLFLIFGCESPITPEQAFDQSTRQSPVLRHAQIDSVMGELTIVPFSKLAPAYLKSAGIEGEWKQKLSKKTWYKVGTEESLQFVVGSFRIRDFLTPDSTYFAQKEDPQPGQFQYLCLDRRILHKLLDLLDAMQAKGLDVSQIAIKHGFRHPAYNHQISGATKSRHQFGEAIDLLVGDVNRDGRADEDDKAPLLKMLDEKIIGNAGGVGKYPGSHVIHMDVRGFRARWDEQ
- a CDS encoding carboxypeptidase-like regulatory domain-containing protein; translated protein: MIRPVHLHRHRFGLALAIFLLSCAAMYAQSMRVQGTVREGATGEPIVSAQVRAQGRLQGALTDAQGKFTLELETPAQVLEISHIGYRKVFVPTAGKSGRTLEITMEAASSLAPVIIAAGPQEVLEDRTIHLYDYELLDDHIMMIVYDRKLKRSKLAFVDANDSIVDTELLPEEPGKLVKDCLGNIHAITQNFACQVFWDGEEIGFYQDSLRLFQEAVEPCLGNIEGHYYFANWTFNSQILDYYAYDMAQKEWKNVLHVADKVRMHQLMDPLGPYVSIAPSEAAMYALSPGDWETIGKIDHAFQFDQLAFFRPIDAPLHVIDGKVFVFDHLNGQILSFEKDGKKIEEVAMDYQKLPGRERLIVVDEIRGDAYTVFEKHGYQNLRKIDLKTGSLGPAIDIPRQFPHKIQIRNGIAYFLYKQGSYDDTKRLYRLSL